In the genome of Polaribacter atrinae, one region contains:
- a CDS encoding thymidine kinase, producing MFLENTVNHSEQFGWIEVVCGSMFSGKTEELIRRLKRAQFAKQRVEIFKPAVDTRYDEEEVVSHNDNRIRSTPVPVASNIRLLATDVDVVGIDEAQFFDDEIVAVCNDLANRGVRVIVAGLDMDFKGNPFGPMPALMATAEYVTKVHAVCTHTGNLANYSFRKAKNDDLVLLGETQEYEPLSRAAYYKALQKQKKLAQKDANPTKE from the coding sequence ATGTTTCTCGAAAATACAGTAAATCATTCAGAACAATTTGGCTGGATTGAAGTAGTTTGTGGCTCTATGTTCTCTGGTAAAACAGAAGAATTAATTAGAAGACTAAAACGCGCTCAATTTGCAAAACAACGCGTAGAAATTTTTAAACCTGCGGTTGATACACGCTACGATGAAGAAGAAGTAGTATCTCATAATGATAATAGAATTCGTTCTACACCAGTACCTGTTGCCTCTAACATTCGTTTATTAGCAACTGATGTTGATGTTGTAGGTATAGATGAAGCTCAGTTTTTTGATGATGAAATTGTTGCCGTTTGTAACGACCTTGCAAACCGAGGTGTTCGAGTAATTGTTGCAGGACTAGATATGGATTTTAAAGGAAACCCTTTTGGCCCAATGCCTGCTTTAATGGCAACGGCAGAATACGTAACAAAAGTACATGCTGTTTGCACACACACAGGAAACTTAGCGAATTACAGTTTTAGAAAAGCTAAAAATGATGATTTAGTACTTTTGGGTGAAACTCAAGAATATGAGCCTTTAAGCAGAGCTGCATATTACAAAGCACTACAAAAACAAAAAAAATTAGCACAAAAAGATGCTAATCCAACTAAGGAATAA